From Sporocytophaga myxococcoides, a single genomic window includes:
- a CDS encoding response regulator, which yields MTKKILLIEDSVNDAQLTLHALRTCGIENPVVDEFDGAEGLIRLADDPEIGLVLLDLKLQKINGFEFLKIVRSNPRFVELPVVIVSNSSVLSDRTRAEMLGASGYIVKDFDLEEFRASIFHTLKPFRNLLIWP from the coding sequence ATGACGAAGAAGATACTGCTGATTGAAGACTCAGTGAACGACGCCCAACTCACGCTCCATGCTCTAAGAACCTGTGGCATTGAGAATCCTGTTGTAGATGAGTTTGACGGTGCTGAGGGTCTTATTCGACTTGCTGATGACCCTGAGATAGGTCTTGTCTTGCTCGACCTAAAGCTTCAGAAAATTAATGGTTTTGAGTTCCTGAAAATAGTTCGAAGCAACCCACGATTTGTAGAGCTTCCAGTAGTCATTGTCTCCAACTCAAGCGTACTGTCTGACCGGACTAGGGCTGAGATGTTAGGCGCGTCTGGGTACATCGTTAAGGATTTTGACTTGGAGGAGTTCAGGGCTTCGATCTTCCATACCCTGAAACCTTTCAGAAACCTGCTAATTTGGCCTTAA